In Phragmitibacter flavus, a single genomic region encodes these proteins:
- a CDS encoding tetratricopeptide repeat protein, translating to MSTRTVIHLCIAGLFALAVLYIMSKWSTPEWQENPMYPLIAIISLAIVGGIFFVTVVLPRIGDAVGTAMYSSGEEVKQDGSMKAVAKMASGDYEGAIVEFKKMIAEKPDDPYPISEISKIYTDKLQQPDNAIVFLQGHLEAKAWSEDNAAFLMFRMIDIYFHQKAWEHAKDILEQVAGNFPGTRHSANARHKINELEQIQFKELQAQRAKQSAQGGV from the coding sequence ATGAGCACCCGAACCGTCATCCACCTTTGTATTGCCGGCCTTTTCGCATTGGCCGTGCTTTATATCATGAGCAAATGGAGCACGCCCGAATGGCAGGAGAACCCCATGTATCCGCTCATCGCGATCATCAGTCTCGCCATCGTCGGCGGCATCTTTTTTGTCACGGTGGTCCTGCCCCGCATCGGTGATGCCGTGGGCACCGCCATGTATTCCTCCGGAGAAGAAGTCAAGCAGGACGGCAGCATGAAAGCCGTGGCAAAAATGGCTTCCGGTGATTACGAGGGGGCCATCGTCGAATTCAAAAAAATGATCGCTGAAAAGCCGGATGATCCCTATCCCATCTCCGAAATCTCCAAAATTTACACTGACAAACTTCAACAGCCCGACAACGCCATCGTCTTCCTGCAAGGCCATCTCGAAGCCAAGGCCTGGTCGGAGGACAACGCCGCCTTCCTCATGTTTCGCATGATCGACATCTACTTCCATCAAAAGGCCTGGGAACATGCCAAGGACATTCTGGAGCAGGTCGCCGGCAACTTCCCCGGCACCCGACACAGCGCCAACGCCCGGCACAAGATCAACGAACTGGAGCAAATTCAGTTCAAGGAGCTTCAGGCCCAGCGAGCCAAACAAAGTGCCCAAGGTGGCGTCTAG
- a CDS encoding ABC transporter permease subunit — protein MNPSKNTLAIFKREFFSYFNSPVAYVILVIFLLAAQGFTFFLGNRLLESNDASLTHPFFMWHPWIYMVLAPAVGMKLWSEEHRLGTMELLMTMPLSPWQAILGKFLAAAAVWAIALALTFPVVWTVSYLGDPDPGPIISAYLGSYLYALSCLAVTSAVSAFTRSQVICFVVSVAICLLLTVFGWPQITDAILKIVPSWLEWLLHLVSYLCLLTHFYEMSKGLVVLSDVLYFLSVIAIGLMVTHFAIESRRS, from the coding sequence ATGAACCCTTCAAAAAACACGCTCGCGATCTTTAAGCGCGAGTTCTTTTCCTACTTCAACTCCCCGGTGGCTTATGTCATCCTGGTGATCTTCCTGCTGGCGGCTCAGGGCTTTACTTTCTTCCTCGGCAACCGGCTTTTGGAAAGCAATGACGCGTCGCTGACTCATCCGTTCTTCATGTGGCATCCGTGGATTTACATGGTGCTGGCCCCTGCGGTGGGGATGAAGTTGTGGTCGGAGGAGCACCGTTTGGGAACGATGGAGTTGTTGATGACGATGCCGCTTTCCCCCTGGCAGGCGATCTTGGGCAAGTTCCTCGCTGCGGCGGCGGTTTGGGCAATTGCGCTGGCTTTGACATTCCCGGTGGTTTGGACGGTCTCTTATCTCGGTGATCCTGATCCAGGTCCGATCATCAGCGCCTATCTTGGCAGCTATCTTTATGCGTTGAGCTGCCTTGCGGTGACGAGTGCGGTAAGTGCCTTCACACGAAGCCAGGTGATTTGTTTTGTGGTGTCAGTGGCGATCTGTTTGTTGCTGACGGTATTTGGCTGGCCGCAGATTACCGATGCGATTTTGAAGATCGTGCCAAGCTGGCTGGAGTGGCTGCTGCACCTGGTCTCCTATCTCTGTTTGCTGACGCATTTTTACGAGATGTCCAAGGGTCTCGTGGTGCTCAGCGATGTGCTGTATTTCCTGAGTGTGATCGCGATTGGACTGATGGTCACGCACTTCGCCATTGAGTCACGTCGCTCATAA
- a CDS encoding Gldg family protein — MKKSTSLLTLLLVTAIVVVLNYIVGGLRFGNARVDLTEKSIYTLSEGTKKIINGLNPDKPVAIRLYVTRDARLMPQGAQNYANTVEDLLLEFEEASNGKIKLEKIDPRPNTEDEDRAVADDVRGHVVNPEGDKAYFGLVVQCLQQKEVLDPGDETKLEYEVARALSKVSKTTRQVIGVMSPMPIAGPEFNFPAMMQQQNQPQPWLAIKQLRLDYDVREVPSSGEPVDADVNVLLVLHPADISPKAEFAIDQFLLRGGKVIAAVDPQSLVSERYNNPGQLGRAPSTSVGPNSDLPTLFKAWGIGYSKNLVVADMTLRMAAGQGRAQPTFLNIGGEFLNRDELVTTSLDRVDMYSAGAFNIEKKEGLTAATLVQSSENSELIDSAIAEKARNEGLTNFQASGKQRNLVVRLTGKFRTAFPDGPPPDKTPSDNMPKLPGETGGAEQDAGAPATATATEAKPAAEAASAPVAAPAPDPTPAPTPAPVVSEPATPAPAPASPPAPAPAPEVAAEPPAAAPETKPAAATADAKPAYLKESQGGEGVVFLLSDVDMLYEGTYLAQDRSGRMLNGNLPLLLNMVEMLAGGVDLIAVRSRASTGRPFTRIEKLNSQVEAEYRPLIEQRNQKLNEIVQKIADMGGVKEEQGMVVLNMNQAQRKQLIDEQVNIQKEVRELQKAQNRRKERLEMTITLLNLLAVPALVIAFGVVIAVRRRAMQAAR; from the coding sequence ATGAAAAAATCTACATCCCTGCTGACACTGCTTTTGGTGACCGCGATTGTGGTGGTGCTTAACTACATCGTTGGTGGTTTGCGTTTTGGAAACGCACGCGTCGACCTTACTGAGAAGAGCATCTACACCCTTTCGGAAGGCACCAAGAAGATCATCAATGGTCTTAATCCCGACAAGCCGGTGGCGATCCGTCTCTACGTGACCCGCGATGCCCGCTTGATGCCGCAAGGCGCGCAAAACTACGCCAATACGGTGGAGGATTTGCTGCTGGAGTTTGAGGAGGCCAGCAATGGCAAGATCAAGTTGGAGAAAATCGATCCGCGCCCAAACACGGAAGATGAAGATCGTGCCGTGGCGGATGATGTCCGCGGACATGTGGTGAATCCTGAGGGCGACAAGGCCTATTTTGGATTGGTGGTGCAGTGCCTTCAGCAGAAAGAGGTGCTTGATCCGGGTGATGAAACCAAGCTGGAATACGAAGTGGCGCGTGCGCTTTCCAAAGTTTCCAAGACCACGCGTCAGGTGATCGGCGTGATGAGTCCGATGCCAATTGCCGGTCCGGAATTCAACTTCCCGGCGATGATGCAGCAGCAAAATCAGCCGCAACCTTGGTTGGCCATCAAACAGCTGCGTCTCGACTATGATGTGCGCGAAGTGCCTTCTTCGGGTGAGCCGGTGGATGCGGATGTGAATGTGCTGCTGGTGCTGCATCCGGCGGACATTTCACCCAAAGCGGAGTTTGCCATTGACCAGTTTCTGCTGCGCGGAGGCAAGGTGATCGCTGCGGTGGATCCACAATCTTTGGTGAGCGAGCGTTATAACAACCCGGGTCAACTGGGTCGTGCGCCGTCCACATCGGTGGGTCCCAATTCGGATCTGCCCACGTTGTTTAAAGCCTGGGGCATTGGTTACAGCAAGAACCTGGTGGTCGCTGACATGACCTTGCGTATGGCGGCAGGACAGGGCCGTGCCCAGCCGACGTTCTTGAACATCGGCGGCGAATTTTTGAATCGTGATGAGCTGGTGACCACATCGCTGGATCGGGTGGACATGTATTCGGCGGGTGCCTTCAACATTGAGAAAAAAGAAGGGCTGACGGCTGCCACTTTGGTGCAGTCATCGGAGAACTCGGAACTGATTGACAGCGCCATTGCGGAAAAGGCGCGCAACGAAGGTCTCACCAACTTCCAGGCTTCTGGAAAACAACGCAACCTGGTGGTGCGGTTGACTGGCAAATTCCGCACGGCGTTTCCAGATGGTCCGCCACCGGACAAGACACCATCGGACAACATGCCCAAACTTCCGGGCGAAACAGGGGGAGCCGAGCAAGACGCTGGGGCACCCGCAACTGCGACGGCAACTGAGGCCAAACCTGCCGCAGAGGCAGCATCTGCACCGGTGGCTGCGCCTGCTCCTGATCCGACTCCCGCTCCTACCCCTGCTCCGGTGGTTTCCGAACCAGCGACGCCAGCGCCAGCGCCAGCTTCTCCACCGGCTCCTGCCCCAGCACCAGAGGTGGCTGCTGAACCTCCGGCTGCTGCACCCGAAACAAAACCGGCTGCTGCAACGGCGGATGCCAAGCCTGCCTACCTCAAGGAATCCCAGGGCGGTGAAGGGGTGGTGTTTTTGCTGTCGGATGTCGACATGCTTTATGAAGGCACTTATCTCGCTCAAGATCGCAGTGGAAGGATGCTGAATGGCAACCTGCCGCTGTTGTTGAACATGGTGGAGATGCTCGCGGGCGGTGTGGATTTGATTGCCGTGCGCAGTCGTGCTTCCACCGGTCGTCCATTCACGCGCATCGAAAAACTCAATTCGCAGGTGGAGGCCGAATACCGTCCTCTGATTGAGCAACGCAATCAAAAGCTCAATGAGATTGTGCAGAAGATTGCTGACATGGGGGGCGTCAAAGAGGAGCAGGGCATGGTGGTGTTGAACATGAACCAGGCCCAGCGCAAGCAGTTGATCGACGAACAGGTGAACATCCAAAAGGAGGTTCGTGAACTTCAAAAAGCACAAAACCGTCGCAAAGAGCGGCTTGAGATGACCATCACGTTGCTGAACCTGCTGGCCGTGCCGGCGTTGGTGATTGCGTTTGGGGTGGTGATCGCCGTGCGTCGGCGCGCCATGCAGGCGGCTCGTTGA
- a CDS encoding ABC transporter ATP-binding protein, with translation MIKVNNLKKTFGTKVAVDGVTFSVEKGEVLGFLGPNGAGKSTTMRMVTGYFPPTEGEISVGGVDMLTNPERARRSLGYLPENAPLYPDMSVLGFLGFCAELRGLYGDARKKAIDRVLETCFLEPVRHQSVDTLSKGYRHRTCFAQSIIHDPEILILDEPTDGLDPNQKHEIRNLIKRMGQNKAIVFSTHILEEVEAACTRAIIIDRGKVVADGTPDELKERAPGANAVRLALRGVATSVVVAELEKLVSVDKVEVTERGENSFAGRVVPNRKVKVADLAREIGDLVASKAWKVEELHREEGRLDEVFRGITRSDVAA, from the coding sequence ATGATAAAAGTTAATAACCTCAAAAAAACATTTGGAACCAAGGTCGCCGTTGATGGGGTGACCTTCAGTGTCGAAAAAGGCGAAGTGCTGGGATTCCTCGGACCCAATGGTGCTGGCAAGTCCACCACCATGCGCATGGTGACGGGGTATTTTCCTCCAACTGAAGGGGAAATCAGCGTGGGCGGTGTCGACATGCTGACCAATCCCGAGCGGGCGCGTCGCAGCCTGGGTTATCTTCCTGAAAACGCACCGCTTTATCCTGACATGAGCGTGCTGGGCTTTCTCGGCTTCTGTGCAGAACTGCGTGGTCTTTATGGCGACGCCCGCAAGAAGGCAATTGACCGTGTATTGGAGACCTGTTTCCTGGAGCCGGTGCGGCATCAGAGTGTCGACACGTTGTCGAAAGGGTATCGGCACCGCACCTGTTTTGCGCAGAGCATCATTCATGATCCAGAGATCTTGATTCTTGATGAGCCGACCGATGGATTGGACCCCAACCAGAAGCACGAGATCCGCAATCTGATCAAACGCATGGGTCAAAACAAGGCCATTGTTTTTTCCACCCACATTCTTGAGGAAGTGGAGGCGGCCTGCACCCGGGCGATCATCATTGACCGTGGCAAGGTGGTGGCGGATGGCACGCCCGATGAATTGAAGGAACGGGCACCGGGCGCGAATGCGGTGAGGCTTGCCTTGCGCGGGGTTGCCACTTCAGTTGTGGTCGCGGAACTGGAAAAACTGGTGAGCGTCGACAAGGTGGAAGTCACCGAGCGCGGTGAAAACAGCTTCGCAGGCCGTGTGGTTCCCAACCGCAAGGTGAAAGTGGCGGACCTGGCTCGCGAGATCGGTGATTTGGTGGCGTCGAAAGCCTGGAAGGTCGAAGAACTGCATCGCGAGGAAGGACGCCTGGATGAGGTGTTCCGGGGGATCACCCGTTCGGATGTTGCGGCTTGA